GTGTTCTGAATCACGACCTTGTGGCCCAGATCGATGAAGGCGTTGAGAAAGATCGCGATCAGGTAGGGCCAAACGCCCTGGACGCTTAACACGTGCCACATGAAGAGTCAGCCTCGTCGTTTCGAAGTGCCTAGACTTTCTTTTAAGCGCGCCCCGGGTGCAAGCTTTTCGAGTGATTGCGCGCTTTTCGCACTCGATATGACGTGCTCGCCTGGTAGGACGGCGCCACTTTTTGGCCAGCTTTTTGATACGCTAGCCCTTTTGCGTTTAAGCCCGGTTGGCTAACCCGGTTGGCTCACCCGACGGGCGACAGGGCCACGTTTTCGAGTTCGGCGCCGTGCCGGGTTCACATCCCCTTCCATGAAGAGCCACTTTTATGTCGACGACTCCGTTTCAATCGCTTGCATGCCCGCTCGATGGTCAGCCGCTCTCTCTTGTCAGCGGCGCCTGGCGCTGCGCGGCGGGGCACAGTTTCGATATCGCCAAACAGGGCCACGTGAACCTTTTGCCGGTGCAGCAAAAGCGCTCCGTCGACCCCGGCGACAGCAAGGTCATGGTGGCGGCGCGCCAGCGCTTTCTGGGAACCGGCCACTATCAGGTCATCGCCGACGCGGTCAGCGCCGCGGCGCTCGAGGGCGCGTCAGAGAACGAACCGTTGACGTGTCTGGACGCCGGCTGCGGGGAAGGCTACTACCTGCGCCGTCTGGCGCAGGCGTCTGACGTCGCGCTTTCGCTGATGGGGTTGGATATTTCGAAGTGGGCAGTGCTCGCCGCCGCCCGGCAAAGCCGCCCGCCGTCGCCGGTGCTGGACATTCGCTGGGCGGTCGGTAGCAACGCCAGCCTGCCGGTGCAGAGCCAAACCCTCGACCGGCTTTTGTGCATGTTCGGCTTTCCGGTGGCGAGCGAGTTCGAACGCGTGCTGAAGCCCGGCGGCGTCTGGCTACAGGTCGAGGCCGGGCCCGAGCATCTGCGCGAGCTGCGCGAAATCATTTATCCCCGCCTCAAGGCGCCGCGCGCAGATGATGCCCCGACGCCCGCTGGATTCGAGCACGCTAGCACGCGCCGTGTCAGCGACCGCTTTACGCTGGAAAGCGCCGAGGAGATTGCCGATCTCTTGGCGATGACCCCGCATCTTTACCGGGCCAGCAGTGAAGGGCGGGAGAGGGCGCAGGCGCTCGAGACGCTGACGCTGACGATCGACGTGGTGATCAAGCGGTGGGTCAGGGCGTGATAACGGGCGCTGGAGGGAAGCGCCCAAACGCAAAAAGGCCCGCATGAGCGGGCCTTTTAGTGCGGGCTAGAGCCCGCTCAAACAGTCTAATCTAAAAGATTAAGAAGTCTGCTTGATGTTAGAAGCCTGAAGGCCTTTTTTACCCTGGGTTACGTCGAAAGATACAGTTGCACCTTCCTGCAGAGTTTTGAAGCCGTCAGCTTGAATTTCGGAGAAATGAGCAAAAAGGTCGTCGCCGCCGTCAGAAGGAGCGATGAAACCGAAACCTTTAGTGTCGTTGAACCATTTAACTGTGCCAGTTGCCATGTCTAAATCCTTTCGCGCAATGTGCGCTGTTATAACGTTCCTGGTATTACCCAGATGAAGTGGCGGGTGAAACAAGGAATACAATATCAGGCTGCCGAAAAGATCGTACGCTTCTGAAACCATGCTGCTTGCTAACCACTGGCCACACAGTGTCACGATTGGCGCGACGCGTCAAAGCCTTTTTGCATTTATTTTCACGTCTGGTCGGCAAGCCACCAGGCGGCGGGCGATCTCAGCGCCGGTGCGCCCTGGCAAGGAGCATGAGTTGCAAAAAAGCACCCAGCGCGGCAGCGCCGGCCGCTGCCAATGCCAGATGCCAGGGCGACAGCCCGCCGGCGAGGATCAGCCCGCCGGCACCGGCTCCCAGGGCGCTGCCGAGATAGAGCGCGGACTCGTTCAGCGCCACCGCCAAATGCGCATCGCCATGAGGGGCGCGCACCTGCATGAGCCGATTGTTCTGCGGCACCTGAAGCGCCCATCCCACGGCGCCCCACAAGGCGATGGGTAAAAGCGCCATTAGCGGGTGCTGGGCCGCGGCCAATGGCAGAGCGGTCAGTGCCATCGTCAGCACTAGCATGATGACCAGGGTGACGCGCGCCTCGAGGTAGCGGTCGACGAAGGGCCCGATCAGAAAGCTGCCTGCGATGCCGCCCACTCCCCATACCCATAGATAGAGCGCGATAGACGAGACGCCGCCGAAGGCGGGCACGGCCATGAACGGCGCGATAAAGGTATACATGCCAAGACTGGCGATCGCCGCCAGCAGCGACACGCTCAGAATGCCAAGCGTTGGCGGATGCTTCAACATGGCGAGCTTTTGCCGCAAGGGCGTTGGCGCGGGGGCGGGTAGGCGAGGCAGCTTGATGATAAGCCCGGCGGTGGCGATGGCCCCCAGGGCTGCTACGAGCCAGAAGGCCACCGCCCAGCCGAGGCGCTCGGCCAGCGCCAGGCCCAGGGGCACCCCCAGCACCGTGCCGCTGGCCATGCCGCCCATGATCACCGCCAGCGCTTGGCCGCGACGCCCCTCGCGTGAAATGGCTCCCGCTGCCGCAATGCCGAGTGCCAGGTACACGCCTGCTGCCACCCCGGCGACACCCCGCCAGATCAGCAGTGCGATGAAGCTGGTGCTCATCGCGCAGAGCGCGTTGGCCAGCACGAACACCACCAGCGCAGCGATCAGCCCCTCGCGCTGACAGCGGCCAGGCAGCAGCGCCACGACCACCGGCGAGCCCACGGCGTAGGCCAGCGTGAAGGCCGTGACCAGCTGGGCCGCCGCCGCATTGAGAATAAAGAGCTCCCGAGTGATCAGCGGTATCAGCCCCGCGGTGACGTAGGACGCCACCCCCAGGGCAAACGCGCCTAACGCGATCAGCGCCACGCTGAGTCGCGTCGAAAAACGGGTAGCGTCTGACGACGAAAAGGATGATCGAGAAGAGAGGGACATGGGCGCTCCGGTCGGGCGTGAAAAAATGAACGCCGCCATATTGAAGCGCGATTTAAAGGGGTACAATTTAACCCTTTATGCTATTACAAAAGGTATCCGCGTGACCCAAACACGAACGCTTGCGCGTACCCGCCCCGAGCTCGGCGCGTTTCTGAAAAGCCGCCGCGAGCGTATCGCCCCTGAGGCGGCGGGACTTCCCAGCGGCTCGCGCCGGCGCACCCCCGGGCTTCGCCGTGAAGAGGTGGCCGCCCTTGCCGGCGTCGGCGTGACCTGGTACACCTGGCTCGAGCAGGGCCGCGATATTCGCGCCTCGAGCGACTTTCTCGAGCGCCTGGCGCGCATCTTCAAGCTCGATGCGACCGAGCGGCGCCATCTGTTTTTGCTGGCCCACCAGCGGCTTCCGTCGGAGCCCGGCAAGACCTGGTGCGAGGTGCCGCCGCTGGTACACCGGCTGATGGCGGATCTGCCGACCCGCCCAAGCTACGTACTCAACCTGCGCTGGGACGTGCTGGCGTTCAATTCCGCCGCCGATGCGCTGTTTGGCTTCTCTCGCCACGCGGTTGAGGCGCGCAACCTGTTGTGGCTGCTGTTCACCGACCCGGCCATCCGCGCGCTGTTCGACCCCTGGCAGGCCCAGGCGCGGCAGATGCTGGGAAGCTTCAAGCGCGACGCCGCCCGCGCCCCGGCGGACCCGGCGCTGAATGCCCTGGTCGAGACGCTCAGTCAGGTCGACGAGGAGTTTCGCGTCTGGTGGCCGGACCAGGAGATCCATGGGCCTTGTTTGGGCGTGCGCACGCTTAGCGTGGCGCCACTCGGCGCGGTGGAGGTCGAGCATATTTCATTGACCATCGACGACGAGCGCCACCTGCGCCTGGTCTATTACGCGGCCCGGGATGACGCATTGGAGACATTACTGAAAGAGTGCGTGACGCCTGGTGAGAGTTAAAGCGCGCCAGGGCGTCTATACTCCCGCCCAGCCGGGTTCGCCCGCGAGGCGGTATTCATTTGAGCAAGTTGGGGCAAGAATCATGAAAACGTTACTGCAGGGCTACCTGCGCACCTCGTTGATTCTGCGCGTCAGCATCGCGCTGGTGCTGGGGGTGCTCACCGGGCTGTTCGGCGGCGAGACGCTGATCGCGTGGCTTTCACCGCTTGGCGATTTGCTGCTGCGCCTGTTGACCTTTTTGATCGTACCGATCGTGCTTTTCACGCTGATGGTGGGCATCAATCAATCCCAGGAAGGCAGCGTTGGGCGTATCGGTGGCAAGGTGCTGCTCTATTATCTCGCCTCGTCGGCGCTGGCGATCGTCGTGGGGCTGGCCGTGGCCTCGCTGTTCGATCCGGGCAGCAACACCACGCCCCAGGAGGGCATGAGCTTCTCGGTGCCGGAGAACCCCGGCGTGGTCGAGGCGCTTTTGAACATCGTGCCAAGCAACCTGTTCGGCGCCTTCGTCGAGCTGAATATGCTGGGCATCATCTTCACCGCGCTGGTGTTCGGCATCGCGCTTTTGAAGATGCGCCAGACCTCGCACCAGCGCGCGCTGGGCGAGCGCCTTTACGAAGTGCTGCAGGCGTTGAACGAGGTGACGCTCAAAGTGATGGCGGGCGTGCTTCACGTCGTGCCGATCGGCGTATTCGCCATCGTCGCCGGCACCGTCAGCCAGCAGGGGCTTGGCACGCTGTTGGCGCTGGGCGATATGGTGCTGGTGCTCTACGTGGCGCTGGCCGTGCAGCTGGTGCTTTACTGCGTGGCGCTACGCTTTTTCGGCGTGCGCCTTCGCACTTTCTTTCGCGAGGCACGAACGCCTCTGGCCACGGCGTTTGCCACGCAAAGTAGCGCCGGGACACTGCCGCTGACGGTGAATGCGGCGCATCGGCTGGGCATTTCGAAAAGCATCTACGGTTTCAGCCTGCCGCTGGGCGCGACCATGAACATGGATGGCGCCGCCATTCGCATCGCGATCTCGGCGGTGTTCGCCGCCAACGTCATCGGTGCGCCGCTGGACTTCGCCAGCATGGTGCAGATCGTGCTGATCGGCACGTTGGTGTCCGTCGGCACCGCCGGCGTGCCCGGCGCCGGGATCATCATGATTTCCACCGTCTTTACCCAGGTAGGCTTGCCCATCGAAGTGGTGGGGCTTTTGACCGCGATCGACGCACTGGTGGGTATGGGCGCAACCGCACTCAACGTGACCGGCGATCTGACCGGCACGGCGCTGGTCGCGCGCAGCGAAGGCGAGGCGCTCGATGGGGTGGTGGAGGAGACTCATGACGAGACGCTTGAAGCCTCATGATCGCAGCCGCGACGCCTGAATGAAAATTCGAACAAAAAACGGGGCGCTCAAGGCGCCCCGTTTTTTCGATCTCGTCACCGGCGGGTGAGGATCAGTACTTCAGGATTAGTACTTCAGGATCACGTAAAGCGCGTGAATGATGCCTGGAATGAAGCCAAACAGCGTCAGCAGAATGTTGAGCCAGAAATGGCCTTTAAAGCCGACTTCCATGAAGACGCCCAGCGGGGGCAGCAAAATGGCGAAAAGTATCTTGATCGGGTCGGTGGCGGTCAGGGCCATAAAGCCTCCAATGCTTATTCAATAAACGAGCAACGGCCTGTCGCTCGGCTTAGCGAAAAGTGTAGTTGCCCTTGAGGCAGTGTGCGAATGTTTAACGTTTATAGCGTCGGCTATTTAAGTTTGCCCCGACGGCTCGCCATCTCTAGCCTGACCCCTTATCCTGCGCTTCTTTCTCTATTGCCGGGCCTTGTGCCCAAGCGTTACTGCGCTCATTAACCCATCGAGGCCCCATGAAAATATTGCTGCCGCCCACCTTTTTTCTGGCCAGCGCCATGGGCGTCCAGCCCGTATTGGCCCAGACGACCCCCGACGAGCAAGCGGTCACCCTCGCGCCGGTCCAGGTCAGCGCTCCAAGGCTCGCCCGCGAGCTCTACGCTACCCCGGCGGCGGTGTCGACGCTGGGTGAGGACGAGATTCAGCGCGGTCAGCAGCGCGTGCGCCTGGACGAGTCGCTCGTTCGCGTGCCCGGGGTGTTCGTGCAAAACCGCGATAACTTCGCCCAGGGCCAGCGTATCGCCATTCGCGGCTTCGGCGCCCGCGCCCCGTTTGGCGTGCGCGGCATCACCGTGCGCGTCGACGGCATTCCCTACACGCTGCCCGATGGCCAGGCAGCGCTCGACGCCATCGACCTGGACAGCGCCGAGCGCATCGAGGTGATTCGCGGGCCCTCCTCGGTGCTATATGGCAACGCCGCCGGCGGGGTCATCGACATCACCACCGCCGATGGGCGCAGCGATCCGGGTTCCAGCGTGCGCGTCGAGGCGGGCAGCGACGGCTACCAGAAGCTTTCGCTTCAAAATGGTGGCCAGAATGGCGACTGGTCTCACCACGTGAGCCTTTCGGGCTTGAACGTGGACGGCTACCGCGAGCAGAGCTCCACCGAGAAGTATCTGCTCAATGCCAAGCTTCGCCGCGAGCTGGGAAGCGAACGCGCCTTGACCGCGATCGTCAACCTGCTCGACAACCCGCGATCAGAAGACCCGGGCGCGCTCAACGCCCGCGAAGTCACCCGGGGCCGCCACCTGGCCGCGCCCAATTCAGTCGCGCTGGACGCACACCAGAACGTCGACCAGCAGCTGGTTGGCCTGCAGTACGAGGATCTGAGCGCGGGCCCCGGTGAGCTCTACGTGAAAGGCTTCTACGCTCGGCGCGATTTCGAGCAGCAGCTGCCCTACGTTGGCGATAGCCGGCTGGGCTATGAGCGCGACTATATTGGCGGCAGCGCCGAGTACCACCACGCCATCGAACTCGGGACGCTGCCGCTGGATTACGTCGTCGGTGTGGATGTCGCGCGCCAGGAAGACGATCGCTTTCGCAACGACGTCAGCGGCGCGGGGGCGGTGGGCGAGCAGGTGGCCCGCGAAAAGCAGACCGCGACGGCCACCGGCGCGTTCGCCCAGGGCGACCTTGGCCTGACGGATCGGCTCACGCTGTCGCTGGGCGCGCGCTTCGATCGCGTCGAGCTCGAGGTCGACGACCGCTACCTTGACGACGGCGATCAAAGCGGCGATCAGACCTTCAACGAGTGGAGCGGCTCGGCGGGGCTCAGCTATCGCTACCGCCCGCAGCATCAGGTCTATCTCAATACCGGCACGGCTTTTGAAACGCCGACGTTTGCCGAGTTCGCCAACCCGGCCGGCGGCGGCTTCAACCCCAGTGTGGAGCCGCAGAAATCCTGGAATCGCGAGGTGGGGCTTCGCGGCTACGTGGCGCCGCTTGCGCTCGACTACGATCTGGCGCTCTTTTCAGTGCGCGTGCGTGATGAGCTGGTGCCTTTCGATGAGGGCGGGCGTACCTTCTACCAGAACGCTGGCAATACCGACCGCGACGGCATGGAGCTCGCGCTTGGCTGGCAGTTTTTGGATCAGTGGCGTCTCGACAGCGCCCTGACGCTCGCGCGTTATACCTTCGATGAGTTCGCCACGCCTACGGCGAACTTCGACGGCAACCGCATTCCGGGCCTGCCGGAGCAGACCTGGATCAGCCAGCTCACCTGGGAAGGCATGGGCGAGCGCTTCGCCACGCTCGAGACCGAATACATCGGCGATCTGCTGGCGGATAACGCCAATGAGGTCGAGGCGGACAGCTACTGGCTGGTGAACCTGCGCGTCGGCGACGGCTGGCAGCTCGACGAGCGATCAAGGCTCAATGCGTTTGTTGGCCTGCGCAACGTCTTCGACCGGGAGCACTATTCCAACGTGCGCTTGAACGGCACCTTCGGGCGCTACTATGAGCCGGCGCCGGGGCGCAGCGTCTACGGCGGTGTGGAGCTTACGTTCTAAACCGCTAAATGCGCGTTACACGCAAAACGGGCAGCCCTTGGGCTGCCCGTTTTGCGTTGAAGGCTGGATGACGCACCCGGCCAGCGGCGGGATTACTGTGGCAGCGCGTAGCCGATCACGTAGTCGCCCATTTTTGTGCCGAAGGTGCCGTGACCGCCGGCGCTGACCACCACATACTGGCGGCCGTCGGCGCCGGTATAGGTCATCGGTGTGGCCTGGCCGCCGGCGGGCAGGCGCGCCTTGAAGATCTCTTCACCGGTTTCATGGTTGTAGCCGCGCAGGTACTGATCCAGCGTGCCGCTCATGAAGGTGACGCCGCCCGCCGTGGTGAGCGGGCCGCCCAGCGCCGGAACGCCGACCGGCAGGCCAATCGGCAGGCCCAGCGGCATGCTGTCGCGGGTGGTGCCGTTGGGGTGCTTCCAGACGACCTCGGCGTTTTGCAGGTCGATACCGGCCACGTCGCCCCAGGAGGGCGCCTGGCAGGGCAGGTTGAAGATCGACAGCAGCGGGCCGAGCTCGACGGCGTAAGGCGCGCCGGCGTTGGCTTGCAGCCCCTGTTCGCTGGCCGAGCCCTGTTCGCCTTCGACCTCCTCACGCGGGACCAGCGTGGACACGAACGCCAGATACTTGGCGCCGGTGAACAGCGTCTGACGCTCGGGATCGACGGCAACGCCGCCCCAGTTCATGACGCCGACGTTACCCGGGTAGATGATGCTGCCCTCGAGCGACGGCGGCGTGTACTGGCCTTCGTAGCGCAGCGAGTTGAACTGGATGCGACACATCATCTGATCGAACGGCGAGGCACCCCACATGTCGCGCTCGGTGAGCGGCGCTGGCAATAGGTTCAATGCCGAACGAGGCTGGGTGTTAGCGGTCCGGTCACCCTCGACCGCGCCCTGGGGGGCGGGCACTTCTTCGATCGGCACGATCGCCTCGCCGGTTTCCCGGTTCAATACGTAGAGACTGCCCTGCTTGGTGGGCTGGATCACCGCCGGCTGAACGCCATCAGCGGTGTTCAGGTCGATCAGCACCGGCTGGGCGGGCGTGTCCATATCCCATAAATCGTGGTGAACGAACTGGTAGACCCAGGCGACCTGGCCGGTGTCGAGCGCAAGCGCTACGAGCCCTGCGCTATGGGTTTCGTCGTTTTCGCTGCGGTTACCGCCAAACTGATCCGGCGTGGCGTTACCCATGGGCAGGTAGACGAGCCCGAGCTCCTCGTCGACGCTGATCGGCGCCCAGACGTTGGGCGAGTTACGGGTGTAGGTTTCATCGTCGGCGATGGGGGCGGTGTCGTCCGGATTGCCGCTGTCCCAGTTCCACACAAGCTCCCCGGTGCGCACGTCGAACGCGCGAATTACGCCGGAGGGCTCATCGACCGAGCTGTTGTCGGTCACGTGGCCGCCCAGAATCACCAGGTTTTCGGTGACGGTGGGTGGCGAGGTGGAGTAGTAGCCGCCCGGGTCGAAGCTGCCGATGTTTTGCGTCAGATCCACTTCGCCGTTTTCGCCAAAACCTTCGCAGGGCTCGCCGGTGTCGGCGTTGAGCGCGATCAGGCGGGCGTCCGCCGTGGGCAGATAGAGCCTACGCGGGCACATCACGTCGGTTTGGCTCAGCATCGGCACGGCGCTGTCTTCTGTGGCCGTTGGGGCGCTCAGCCGCTCGAGGATCGCCACGTCGATAGCGAAGGCGTCGCGCTCGGCGAACAGCAGTGAAGGCGTGGCATTCTCGCCGTTGGTGACATCGCTGGTCGTCGCGTTATCCGATTCGCTGTTGGCGTCGTTATCAGCCTCAGCGTCGTTGTCGGAATAGTTGGCCGCATCGAAGTAGGCGAGCCCGCGGCAGGTCATGTGCGCCCAGCCGGAGAAGTCGTCGGCGCCCTGGGTGCTGATCTCGGGATCGAACTCCCAAATCGTCTCGCCGGTTTCCGGCGACAGCGCCATGGCGCGGCTGTGCGAGGTGCAGATATAAAGGTGGTCGTTGACTTTCAGCGGCGTGTTCTGATTGGTAATCTCCGGCGGCGCGTTGGGGCCGGGCTCATCGCCGGTCTGGATGCGCCAGGCTTCCTCGAGCTCACCGATGTTGTCGAGCGTGATCTGATCGAGCGACGAGTAGTGGGTGCCGGCGTTGGTGCCGCCGTAAGCGGCCCAGTCGTCACCGGCGACCTGGGCGGGGTTGACCTCGGCGTTGGCGCGGTTATCGGCAAGCGAGCCTTCGACCACGCCCGGGGCGGTGAACTGGCTGGCAATCGCGACCGCGATAGAGGCAATCACGCCAAGCCCTAGCGCCAGGCTCCCGCCGCGTGAATCAAGCGGCTTGCGCCACCAGGGCAGCAGCATGACGATGGCGATCAGACACGGGATGGCCACCCGCGGCACCAGTTGCCACCAGTCCAGACCCACTTCCCACAGCGCCCAGACGAGGGTCGCCAGCAGCGTGGCGGCGTACAGCCAAAGTGCCGCGCCCTTGCGTAGCGCGAGCAGAATGCCCGTGGCCAGCACGGCGATACCGGCGATCAGATAGTAGGCGCTGCCGCCCAGGCTCACTAGTTGGCCGCCGCCCACGGCCAGCGCCAGCCCCGCAAGGCCGAGCACGACCCCGAGAATCACGGCCGGCCAGGCGGCGCGGGCGCGTTTGTGTTCGTTCATACCATATCCCTGTTACCACGCATGATGGGCAAGCGACTCGTGAGAGTCCTCGCCCGCTTGATGCGCTAACCCATCGGCCGGGGGGCGATAAGACGCTTCATTAAGCGGCCCGAAAGGGCAATGGGTTAGCGCACGCTCTATGGTGAACATTTTAATCGTCAATAGGATATTGGTCGAACGGGTTTGCCGATTTTCACGAAAAAAGGCCGCCGCGAGTACGCGACGGCCTGTTGGGTGCTGAAAAGGCGCTGCTGGCGCGGCTAGCGGTTAGCCGTCGAGCTTGACCAGCATCTTGCCGGTATTGGCGCCTTCGAACAGCGCGAGGAAGGCATCCGGCGTGCGCTCAAGGCCCTCTTCCACGGTCTCCTTGTAATCGAACTTGCCCGCGGCGACCTGGGGCGCCACTTCGTTGAGGAAGTAGCCGTAGTTCGACCAGTGGTCGGCGACGATGAAGCCCTGCATCTTCGCCTTGCGCACCACCAACTGCGAAAGATTGCTGGGCCCCGGGGCGGGCTTCTCGGCGTTGTAGCTGTCGATCATGCCGCATACTGCGATGCGCGCGCCTTCGTTGAGCTGGGAAAGTGCCGCCTCCAGGCAGATGCCGCCGACGTTTTCGAAATAGACGTCGATGCCTTCCGGGCTTGCCAGTTTGATAGCGTCGCTCAGCTCACTGGCGGTGCGCTCTTTATAGGTGACCGGCTCCACGCCCACCGATTCGAGCCAGGCGAGCTTGTGCGCCGCGCCGGCAATGCCCACCACGTGACAACCCTTGGCCTTGGCCAGCTGTGCGACCAGCGAACCAACCGCGCCGCTGGCCGCGCTCACCAGCACGTTGTCGCCGGGCTTGCACTCGGCAATGCGGTTAAGCCCGGTCCAGGCGGTCATGCCCGGCATACCGAGAATACCGAGATAAGCCTGCTCCGGCACGTCGTGGTCCGGCAGCTTGAAAACGCCCTGAGCGGCCCCTTGGGCAATATCCCGCCAGCCGCCCATGTGGCTGACCCGGTCGCCGACTTTCAATTTCTCGTCGTTGGATTCGATCACCTCGCCGATCGCACCGCCGTCCATGGGCTTGCCAAGTTCAAAAGGGGGAACGTAGGTATGCACGCCGCTCATCCGCCCGCGCATATAAGGGTCGACCGAAAGCCAGCGGTTGCGAACGCGCACCTCGCCCGGGCCGAGCTCGGGAAGCTCCTGGGTTTCGAGTTTGAAAATCTCGCGGCGGGGTAGCCCTTCCGGATAATCGGTTAGCGTAAAGTAGCGTGACTGCATCAAAGCCTCCTGCGTAGATGAATCGTCTCGCGGCACCGCCAAGCGGCCGTGTCCTGTTAAAGACGGCGTGTTAAAGACAGCCTGTTAAAGACTATAGGCGCCCGGGCAAGTTCGCCAATCGCTAATAAATAAATATCCGGTGTGGTCGAAACGATAAAAGCGGCCCATGGGGGCCGCTTTTTCATCATCGAGCAAGGCGGAAATCAACAGGTGGAGCACGTAGCTCAAGGGGTATCGTACATCGGGGAGTACGCTAGCCGTTAAGTCCACAACGCCCAAGCGTCGTTGGCGGGTTAGTTGACCACCGTCAGCAAGACCGGGGCC
The window above is part of the Halomonas sp. GD1P12 genome. Proteins encoded here:
- a CDS encoding TonB-dependent receptor family protein, encoding MKILLPPTFFLASAMGVQPVLAQTTPDEQAVTLAPVQVSAPRLARELYATPAAVSTLGEDEIQRGQQRVRLDESLVRVPGVFVQNRDNFAQGQRIAIRGFGARAPFGVRGITVRVDGIPYTLPDGQAALDAIDLDSAERIEVIRGPSSVLYGNAAGGVIDITTADGRSDPGSSVRVEAGSDGYQKLSLQNGGQNGDWSHHVSLSGLNVDGYREQSSTEKYLLNAKLRRELGSERALTAIVNLLDNPRSEDPGALNAREVTRGRHLAAPNSVALDAHQNVDQQLVGLQYEDLSAGPGELYVKGFYARRDFEQQLPYVGDSRLGYERDYIGGSAEYHHAIELGTLPLDYVVGVDVARQEDDRFRNDVSGAGAVGEQVAREKQTATATGAFAQGDLGLTDRLTLSLGARFDRVELEVDDRYLDDGDQSGDQTFNEWSGSAGLSYRYRPQHQVYLNTGTAFETPTFAEFANPAGGGFNPSVEPQKSWNREVGLRGYVAPLALDYDLALFSVRVRDELVPFDEGGRTFYQNAGNTDRDGMELALGWQFLDQWRLDSALTLARYTFDEFATPTANFDGNRIPGLPEQTWISQLTWEGMGERFATLETEYIGDLLADNANEVEADSYWLVNLRVGDGWQLDERSRLNAFVGLRNVFDREHYSNVRLNGTFGRYYEPAPGRSVYGGVELTF
- a CDS encoding glucose/quinate/shikimate family membrane-bound PQQ-dependent dehydrogenase, with amino-acid sequence MNEHKRARAAWPAVILGVVLGLAGLALAVGGGQLVSLGGSAYYLIAGIAVLATGILLALRKGAALWLYAATLLATLVWALWEVGLDWWQLVPRVAIPCLIAIVMLLPWWRKPLDSRGGSLALGLGVIASIAVAIASQFTAPGVVEGSLADNRANAEVNPAQVAGDDWAAYGGTNAGTHYSSLDQITLDNIGELEEAWRIQTGDEPGPNAPPEITNQNTPLKVNDHLYICTSHSRAMALSPETGETIWEFDPEISTQGADDFSGWAHMTCRGLAYFDAANYSDNDAEADNDANSESDNATTSDVTNGENATPSLLFAERDAFAIDVAILERLSAPTATEDSAVPMLSQTDVMCPRRLYLPTADARLIALNADTGEPCEGFGENGEVDLTQNIGSFDPGGYYSTSPPTVTENLVILGGHVTDNSSVDEPSGVIRAFDVRTGELVWNWDSGNPDDTAPIADDETYTRNSPNVWAPISVDEELGLVYLPMGNATPDQFGGNRSENDETHSAGLVALALDTGQVAWVYQFVHHDLWDMDTPAQPVLIDLNTADGVQPAVIQPTKQGSLYVLNRETGEAIVPIEEVPAPQGAVEGDRTANTQPRSALNLLPAPLTERDMWGASPFDQMMCRIQFNSLRYEGQYTPPSLEGSIIYPGNVGVMNWGGVAVDPERQTLFTGAKYLAFVSTLVPREEVEGEQGSASEQGLQANAGAPYAVELGPLLSIFNLPCQAPSWGDVAGIDLQNAEVVWKHPNGTTRDSMPLGLPIGLPVGVPALGGPLTTAGGVTFMSGTLDQYLRGYNHETGEEIFKARLPAGGQATPMTYTGADGRQYVVVSAGGHGTFGTKMGDYVIGYALPQ
- a CDS encoding cold-shock protein, with translation MATGTVKWFNDTKGFGFIAPSDGGDDLFAHFSEIQADGFKTLQEGATVSFDVTQGKKGLQASNIKQTS
- a CDS encoding YqaE/Pmp3 family membrane protein, coding for MALTATDPIKILFAILLPPLGVFMEVGFKGHFWLNILLTLFGFIPGIIHALYVILKY
- a CDS encoding NADP-dependent oxidoreductase; protein product: MQSRYFTLTDYPEGLPRREIFKLETQELPELGPGEVRVRNRWLSVDPYMRGRMSGVHTYVPPFELGKPMDGGAIGEVIESNDEKLKVGDRVSHMGGWRDIAQGAAQGVFKLPDHDVPEQAYLGILGMPGMTAWTGLNRIAECKPGDNVLVSAASGAVGSLVAQLAKAKGCHVVGIAGAAHKLAWLESVGVEPVTYKERTASELSDAIKLASPEGIDVYFENVGGICLEAALSQLNEGARIAVCGMIDSYNAEKPAPGPSNLSQLVVRKAKMQGFIVADHWSNYGYFLNEVAPQVAAGKFDYKETVEEGLERTPDAFLALFEGANTGKMLVKLDG
- a CDS encoding dicarboxylate/amino acid:cation symporter encodes the protein MKTLLQGYLRTSLILRVSIALVLGVLTGLFGGETLIAWLSPLGDLLLRLLTFLIVPIVLFTLMVGINQSQEGSVGRIGGKVLLYYLASSALAIVVGLAVASLFDPGSNTTPQEGMSFSVPENPGVVEALLNIVPSNLFGAFVELNMLGIIFTALVFGIALLKMRQTSHQRALGERLYEVLQALNEVTLKVMAGVLHVVPIGVFAIVAGTVSQQGLGTLLALGDMVLVLYVALAVQLVLYCVALRFFGVRLRTFFREARTPLATAFATQSSAGTLPLTVNAAHRLGISKSIYGFSLPLGATMNMDGAAIRIAISAVFAANVIGAPLDFASMVQIVLIGTLVSVGTAGVPGAGIIMISTVFTQVGLPIEVVGLLTAIDALVGMGATALNVTGDLTGTALVARSEGEALDGVVEETHDETLEAS
- a CDS encoding putative RNA methyltransferase; this encodes MSTTPFQSLACPLDGQPLSLVSGAWRCAAGHSFDIAKQGHVNLLPVQQKRSVDPGDSKVMVAARQRFLGTGHYQVIADAVSAAALEGASENEPLTCLDAGCGEGYYLRRLAQASDVALSLMGLDISKWAVLAAARQSRPPSPVLDIRWAVGSNASLPVQSQTLDRLLCMFGFPVASEFERVLKPGGVWLQVEAGPEHLRELREIIYPRLKAPRADDAPTPAGFEHASTRRVSDRFTLESAEEIADLLAMTPHLYRASSEGRERAQALETLTLTIDVVIKRWVRA
- a CDS encoding MFS transporter; protein product: MSLSSRSSFSSSDATRFSTRLSVALIALGAFALGVASYVTAGLIPLITRELFILNAAAAQLVTAFTLAYAVGSPVVVALLPGRCQREGLIAALVVFVLANALCAMSTSFIALLIWRGVAGVAAGVYLALGIAAAGAISREGRRGQALAVIMGGMASGTVLGVPLGLALAERLGWAVAFWLVAALGAIATAGLIIKLPRLPAPAPTPLRQKLAMLKHPPTLGILSVSLLAAIASLGMYTFIAPFMAVPAFGGVSSIALYLWVWGVGGIAGSFLIGPFVDRYLEARVTLVIMLVLTMALTALPLAAAQHPLMALLPIALWGAVGWALQVPQNNRLMQVRAPHGDAHLAVALNESALYLGSALGAGAGGLILAGGLSPWHLALAAAGAAALGAFLQLMLLARAHRR
- a CDS encoding helix-turn-helix transcriptional regulator, giving the protein MTQTRTLARTRPELGAFLKSRRERIAPEAAGLPSGSRRRTPGLRREEVAALAGVGVTWYTWLEQGRDIRASSDFLERLARIFKLDATERRHLFLLAHQRLPSEPGKTWCEVPPLVHRLMADLPTRPSYVLNLRWDVLAFNSAADALFGFSRHAVEARNLLWLLFTDPAIRALFDPWQAQARQMLGSFKRDAARAPADPALNALVETLSQVDEEFRVWWPDQEIHGPCLGVRTLSVAPLGAVEVEHISLTIDDERHLRLVYYAARDDALETLLKECVTPGES